The Arachis ipaensis cultivar K30076 chromosome B07, Araip1.1, whole genome shotgun sequence genome includes a window with the following:
- the LOC110265163 gene encoding uncharacterized protein LOC110265163: MTDWVIPVFQYGGSFVKDNKGELLYINGNVKRFPPLDLDLVNYFDLKKMFEELGYHAYKKMYWYDPTAPSYEAGLHPIYGDKEIREMCDKKREDRETDELCLFFDHPIMEDVDFEDSDDTDEHSEAEVLSDEPISDNDSYDSYESAEDEAYKPPPPGFEDDTDDSYDSFEDEELMKKTKRKGGKRDKKGKKKAIEKKDNAKKMAVEKRDNARKKGGPKQTTRPNNKYGPNITVGPTPTNGSTPTARPSPTAGGSEFGVGPGIAEEGDDIFNDESDGLGFESEEFDTPQSSDNEGDDFDWSQFNEEADFGDVQLQLNMEFATLDQFKHALKDYTIAEGRRIFYVKNDNRRVRCKCATGEEKAMIAKAKFKTKCKAKRKETDAAEVDNSGENGTAIVPSSDDNECPWLIYCAWNSARRCYQIKTYEPKHTCAREFGSNMADQKWVADKLEKRLLTQPHMTHGEAFDHIKIDFNVVCSDKMIYRALRVARERYVGNERAQYGKLRDYLTEIHRSNPSSTALLETTPTIPGSPPLFSKLYICLEGCKRGFKAGCRPLIRL, encoded by the coding sequence ATGACTGATTGGGTTATCCCTGTCTTTCAATATGGGGGGAGTTTTGTCAAAGATAACAAGGGTGAACTACTTTACATTAATGGGAATGTAAAGAGATTTCCTCCTTTGGATCTTGATTTAgtgaattattttgatttgaagaAAATGTTTGAAGAACTTGGCTACCATGCATACAAAAAGATGTATTGGTATGACCCAACAGCTCCTAGTTATGAAGCAGGCCTACATCCTATATATGGAGACAAAGAAATCAGAGAGATGTGTGACAAAAAGAGGGAGGACAGAGAGACGGATGAATTGTGTCTGTTCTTTGATCATCCAATTATGGAAGATGTTGATTTTGAGGATAGTGATGATACTGATGAGCATAGTGAGGCCGAGGTCTTGTCTGATGAACCAATTTCTGACAACGATAGCTATGATAGCTATGAAAGTGCTGAAGACGAGGCGTATAAACCCCCACCTCCAGGATTTGAGGATGACACCGATGATAGCTATGATAGCTTTGAAGAtgaagaactcatgaagaaaacaaagagaaaaggtGGCAAAAGAGATAAGAAGGGTAAGAAGAAAGCTATTGAAAAAAAGGATAATGCAAAGAAGATGGCTGTTGAAAAAAGGGATAATGCAAGGAAGAAAGGTGGGCCTAAACAGACTACTAGGCCCAATAACAAATATGGGCCCAATATAACTGTTGGGCCTACTCCTACTAATGGGTCTACTCCTACTGCTAGGCCTAGTCCTACTGCTGGTGGGTCAGAATTTGGTGTTGGACCGGGTATAGCAGAGGAAGGGGATGACATCTTTAATGATGAGTCTGATGGTTTAGGATTTGAGTCAGAGGAGTTTGATACACCTCAATCATCAGACAATGAGGGAGATGATTTTGATTGGTCCCAATTCAATGAGGAAGCAGACTTTGGTGATGTTCAACTCCAATTGAACATGGAGTTTGCCACATTGGATCAATTCAAGCATGCCTTAAAGGACTATACTATTGCTGAAGGAAGGaggattttttatgttaaaaatgaTAATAGAAGAGTTAGATGCAAGTGTGCAACTGGGGAAGAGAAGGCTATGATTGCAAAGGCAAAGTTCAAGACTAAATGTAAGGCTAAAAGGAAAGAGACTGATGCTGCAGAAGTGGATAATTCTGGAGAGAATGGAACTGCTATTGTCCCTAGCAGTGATGATAATGAATGTCCTTGGCTGATTTATTGTGCCTGGAATAGTGCTAGAAGGTGCTACCAGATTAAGACGTATGAGCCTAAACATACTTGTGCTAGGGAATTCGGGTCTAACATGGCTGATCAGAAATGGGTGGCTGATAAATTAGAGAAGAGGTTATTGACCCAACCTCACATGACTCATGGCGAAGCTTTTGATCATATTAAGATAGACTTTAATGTGGTGTGCAGTGACAAGATGATTTATAGAGCTTTAAGGGTTGCTAGGGAAAGGTATGTTGGGAATGAGAGGGCTCAGTATGGAAAGTTGAGAGATTATCTCACTGAAATACACAGAAGTAATCCTAGCAGCACTGCATTGCTGGAAACAACCCCCACAATTCCTGGTTCACCGCCATTGTTTAGCAAACTGTATATTTGTCTGGAGGGGTGTAAAAGAGGGTTTAAGGCTGGTTGCAGACCACTGATTAGGTTGTAA